Within Anaeromyxobacter diazotrophicus, the genomic segment ATCACCTCCACCCACTCGGCGCAGGGGATCCACCCGCGGTTGTACAGCTCAGTCGTCTGCCGCTCGGCCTCGAGCAGGACCGACGCCACCACCGGCTTCCCGATGTCGTGGAGGAGGCCGGCGAGGTAGGCCGCCTCCGAGTCGGCGTGCCCGGAGAGCGCCAGCACGTCGCGGGCGAGCGTCGCCACCGCCACCGAGTGCTCCCAGGTGCGGCGCAGCGCGTTCGCGATCTCGCCGTCGCGCGACACGAAGACCTTCTGCGCGCTCGCCTCCACCAGCAGCGCCTTCACGCCGCGCGGACCGAGCTTGTTCACCACCTCGGAGAGCGTGGTCTTCTTCTGGCCGCCGGCGCCCTTGGTGCCGGCCGCCGCGCGCAGCGAGCGCGCCGCCAGGAAGGCGTCCTGCTCCAGGATCTCGGGCGCGCGCTTCAGGGCGGCCTGGTCGCCCTCGCGCAGGACCTCCTGCACCCGCTGCACGACCGCCGGGATGGTGGGCACGACCAGCTGGTCGGCCTGGATCCGCTTGACCAGGATGCCGTGCAGCTCGGTCGCCAGCTTCTCG encodes:
- a CDS encoding HDOD domain-containing protein; protein product: MSAEKLATELHGILVKRIQADQLVVPTIPAVVQRVQEVLREGDQAALKRAPEILEQDAFLAARSLRAAAGTKGAGGQKKTTLSEVVNKLGPRGVKALLVEASAQKVFVSRDGEIANALRRTWEHSVAVATLARDVLALSGHADSEAAYLAGLLHDIGKPVVASVLLEAERQTTELYNRGWIPCAEWVEVIARTHRPVGLALAEKWQLPEGIARCLQQDLDYDNADRASLVNAVVFANALAKKSGVYVGTFDPEDVDAIVMIGRSLIGVNDDVLKTLTKGLKDRVTGMFD